The Candidatus Glassbacteria bacterium genome has a window encoding:
- a CDS encoding pyridoxal-phosphate dependent enzyme — translation GKLIPQTDPRTIADGLRTSLGEKTFAVISSRVDEIVLVSEAEIVSAMKFLWERMKLVVEPSGAVPLAPLLERRVPGTDRGALRVGVIISGGNVDLSAYFDQMKIS, via the coding sequence GGGAAGTTGATTCCGCAAACCGACCCCCGCACTATCGCCGACGGCCTGCGGACCTCGCTGGGCGAGAAAACGTTCGCGGTTATCTCCAGCCGGGTGGATGAGATCGTGCTGGTCTCGGAAGCCGAAATAGTGAGTGCGATGAAATTCCTCTGGGAGCGGATGAAACTTGTTGTGGAGCCCAGCGGGGCGGTGCCTCTTGCCCCCCTGCTCGAACGCCGCGTTCCCGGAACAGACCGGGGAGCGCTGCGCGTAGGCGTGATTATCAGCGGCGGTAACGTGGATTTGTCCGCATATTTCGACCA